From the genome of Nicotiana sylvestris chromosome 1, ASM39365v2, whole genome shotgun sequence:
TGTTTCCCcgaatttagctttccctttccttctcacctcggctgtgtaatcccaaggtatggcatttgtatggaatggtgttatggCCAACATTGTTACTgggatgggcacctttactccgaatgGAGCATATATTTTAGagggtaaaaccgcaacttcaaacggtgtgtgtacatttgctggagacccaaactcgacttcAATTGGTGTTGGAGTCTTTGTAGGAGGTggtgcttcaaattcaagtggtacagacatgtttacctcggcatccccagaaggctgagtctggactacaatcggatcgAGGGTGACTATCGActtctttggttcgtcaccttctgtgattaagccgatcgatcctttgggatcccaatcatcctctatttcaatcatgtgaacacctccactcttatggtccggcagagggttgttgcggacattcggagtaggctcaTTTGCTACAATGATCTTGTAATCAATCAgggtctggatcttatcttttagagagcgacattcatcaatggtatgtcccttcatgccggaatggtatgcacaggatttatttggattgacccacggagaagggttttcaggggttatagcataggggtgacataaccagcagctttgagcctttcgtacagctggtcaatcggttcagcaatagcggtatactgtttggggggtctgtggtcgaaatttggtcaaggtctaggaaagttttgacgtgtgggaggtAATTGATGATGGGATGGCTGAGccttgtaggcttggtagacatgtgcaggatgggaatatctgggtgaagtaggtttatatgtaggaggtgggggtgattggtaagtaggtgatggagcttggtaagagtttgaaggtgcttggtaattctGGGTAGGCTGATAGGTGAGTGGAGGTAtcagataggcttggtatttgataggggatttggctctttatGCAACCATTATGACaactacgtcccttttcttggatgtaccaccagactgtaaagcttTATTGGTAGCTTCCAAAGCTTtaaagttcgtaaccataccacttttgatgccttcctcgatcctttcccctagcttgatgatgtcaaaAAATTTCTGGATCTCAATCAACATCatcctttcatagtactgtgggtcttgagcccagtcaaaaaacttgttcatttgttcttcttctaaagcatgtctgaccttagcagcttctgatctctagCGAGTGACATACTCGCAGAATGTTTCCGTGGGCtttttctttaagttctgaatgtagaacacatctggtgcattttatgtgttgaacctgaacttgTCCATAAAGTTGGacaccatactcacccagtttgaccatttcttcgggtcttggctaatgtaccaagacagaccatctcccttcagactcctcatgaaaagctttatGCAAATCCTTTCGTCTTTcactactccgaccagcttgtcacaatatgttctcaagtggactctcggatcccctgtaccatcaaacatctcgaacttaggaggtttgtacccctcgggcagttcgacatccggttgtatgcaaagatttTCGTacttcaacccttcaatccccttacttccttcggcaccatgaattcgactagtcaatctctcga
Proteins encoded in this window:
- the LOC138874439 gene encoding uncharacterized protein yields the protein MPPSTQLVSSTPESDDKDSLIRNLAAELERLTSRIHGAEGSKGIEGLKYENLCIQPDVELPEGYKPPKFEMFDGTGDPRVHLRTYCDKLVGVVKDERICIKLFMRSLKGDGLSWYISQDPKKWSNWRSEAAKVRHALEEEQMNKFFDWAQDPQYYERMMLIEIQKFFDIIKLGERIEEGIKSGMVTNFKALEATNKALQSGGTSKKRDVVVIMVA